The Musa acuminata AAA Group cultivar baxijiao chromosome BXJ1-3, Cavendish_Baxijiao_AAA, whole genome shotgun sequence genome window below encodes:
- the LOC103979274 gene encoding protein PIGMENT DEFECTIVE 338, chloroplastic: MTALRSHCCHPLFSFASFDSKPTLPLPFLSLTGRPFFGGRRPRAGPFRRLLAAAAAQDPHPSKELDLELLLHSKPSPVPSDDDDDDDPRKPPDSDEALAPFLKFFKARDSAEEGLIISGEESDAEAAAEAEAEVEEKERVEVQYYEPKPGDLVVGVVVSGNENRLDVNVGADMLGTMLTKEVLPLYEAELPYLLCDRDKDAAEYTVPGKMGILKDEEALSGGKVAGRPVVEVGTILFAEVLGRTLSGRPLLSTRRMFRRVAWHRVRQIMQLNEPIEVKFFEWNTGGLLTRIEGLRAFLPKAELMNRIKNFTDLKDNVSRRMYVRIIRIDEATNDLIISEREAWDMMNLKEGTLLEGTVCKILPFGAQIRIGATNRSGLLHISNITRARVSSVSDVLKVDEKVKVLVVKSMFPDKISLSIADLESEPGLFLSDREKVFSEAEEMAQKYRRKLPVISASHKFETPPTADLLPFDDEARLYANWKWFKFEQHTEVNDGDNIISEC, from the exons atgacggcgTTGCGAAGCCACTGCTGCCATCCTCTGTTCTCCTTCGCCTCCTTCGACAGCAAGCCTACCCTTCCCCTTCCCTTTTTATCCCTCACCGGGAGACCCTTCTTTGGTGGGCGACGTCCTCGCGCCGGCCCATTCCGCCGCTTGCTAGCCGCCGCTGCCGCCCAAGACCCCCACCCGTCCAAGGAGTTAGACCTCGAGCTTCTGCTTCACAGCAAGCCCTCCCCCGTCCCCAgcgacgacgatgacgacgacgaccctCGGAAGCCCCCCGACTCGGATGAGGCATTGGCTCCCTTTTTGAAGTTCTTCAAAGCCAGAGATTCCGCGGAGGAGGGTCTCATCATCTCCGGCGAAGAGAGCGACGCCGAGGCGGCCGCCGAAGCCGAAGCTGaggtggaggagaaggagagagtggAAGTCCAGTACTACGAGCCCAAGCCCGGGGATCTGGTGGTCGGCGTCGTCGTGTCAGGCAATGAGAACAGACTCGATGTTAATGTTGGCGCCGACATGCTTGGTACGATGCTGACCAAGGAGGTGCTGCCGCTATATGAAGCGGAATTGCCCTACCTGCTTTGCGATCGGGACAAGGATGCGGCCGAATACACGGTGCCTGGGAAGATGGGAATTCTGAAGGACGAGGAGGCGTTGAGCGGGGGGAAAGTGGCAGGGAGGCCCGTCGTTGAAGTCGGGACGATTCTCTTCGCGGAGGTGCTCGGTCGCACGCTGAGTGGACGGCCGCTCCTGTCTACGAGAAGGATGTTCCGGCGGGTCGCATGGCACCGAGTGAGGCAG ATAATGCAATTGAATGAGCCTATAGAGGTAAAATTTTTTGAGTGGAACACTGGTGGCCTTCTTACTAGAATTGAG GGTTTGCGTGCATTCCTCCCTAAAGCTGAATTGATGAATAGAATAAAGAATTTCACAGATTTAAAAGACAAT GTCAGCCGCAGGATGTACGTGCGTATTATCAGGATCGATGAAGCAACTAATGACTTGATAATTAGTGAGAGAGAAGCCTGG GATATGATGAACCTGAAAGAAGGAACACTTCTAGAAGGAACCGTGTGCAAAATTCTTCCATTTGGAGCACAAATTAGGATAGGTGCCACAAACCGGAG TGGGTTGCTTCATATCTCAAATATAACTCGTGCCCGAGTTTCATCAGTAAGTGATGTACTAAAGGTGGATGAAAAAGTGAAGGTTCTCGTGGTGAAGTCAATGTTTCCAGACAAAATATCTCTTAG CATTGCAGATCTTGAAAGCGAGCCTGGACTTTTTCTATCGGATAGGGAG AAAGTGTTTTCTGAGGCGGAAGAGATGGCCCAAAAGTATAGAAGAAAGCTACCTGTTATTTCTGCATCACACAAGTTCGAGACTCCTCCGACCGCCGATTTGCTTCCTTTTGATGATGAAGCTAGATTATATGCAAACTGGAAATGGTTCAAATTTGAACAGCATACCGAAGTGAATGATGGCGACAACATCATCTCAGAATGCTAG